One Takifugu rubripes chromosome 2, fTakRub1.2, whole genome shotgun sequence genomic region harbors:
- the LOC101064530 gene encoding SLIT and NTRK-like protein 3 has protein sequence MQWVTLAVVLGCVRLSPAARSPTPTPTSTHTPLVDNSEEEVDEPCFDPCTCEVKEGVLHVHCDGRSFINVSQVSHSWVRPFKLNLQRNSLRRLYSNGFLHLGNAVSINLGNNALQDIRVGAFHGLAKLRRLYLHENKLEVFRNDTFTGLEALEYLQADCNVIKRIDSGALRFLYKLRVLILNDNLIPVLPAHLFRSVSLTHLDLRGNRLKSLAYAGTLEYVGRSLMELQLEENPWNCGCEAVQLQQWLGQIPYTAVVGDVTCEYPFHLHGKDLREIPRKELCNNLPEKELQTEGGSPSAGSQPQHVPQNSKPRVRPTKPSSMVHGSHQNTHISSTSSSSTERKDRERHPRPTKKPRPSRISPTARSSNQNPPVAGYQTRPPIPIICPMGCTCNLHITDLGLTVNCKESGFVNVSQLMPRPLNGRKLYLSGNLIQRIYRSDFWNFSSLDLLHLGNNRISYLQEGAFSSLTSLRSLYLTGNNLERLSPPMFLGLQNLRYLYFEYNEIHEVDPGTFDAMPSLQLLFLNANLLRSLPTGVFSRVNLARLNLRNNHFLQLPVAGVLEHLTGLVQVDLRQNLWECNCDAAPLKRWLEGLSAVVVMGEVVCHSPEKTTGTDLRAISMELLCPELEPQEDRQQEQKAATSTATERAVSAGYPGSGLGSVIPPGKESIPLSVLVLSLLVLFVSAFFAAAALIAYALRRRDKLPFRRQGEVDLAGIQMECGIFTEQTHHHHHHHGLPEMPSLPPPEHNHVYDTIVPQEAVPKGPALAAVPHMCSNPIYKEEQDAAVTQRQQQPTEAGHGPAAEKERAWTLDVSSSPINTITGAMGPLAGLQGNGILCPTVIDSQGPTPKVELVDCLFRIPAPEFRDLPDRYARPPPCYPRPQDSKQEARSDQTLVVTTVSSAAGGGGGGGGGGQSEQGAGEQRLRTTPDYMEVLDRSYQF, from the exons ATGCAGTGGGTCACTCTGGCTGTGGTCCTGGGGTGTGTGCGGCTGTCCCCGGCAGCGCGCTCGCCCACCCCTacccccacctccacacacactccgctGGTGGATAACTCAGAGGAGGAAGTAGACGAGCCGTGCTTCGACCCCTGCACGTGCGAAGTGAAGGAGGGAGTGCTGCACGTGCACTGCGATGGGCGGAGCTTCATTAATGTCAGCCAG GTGTCACACTCGTGGGTCCGCCCTTTCAAACTCAACCTCCAGAGGAACTCTCTGAGGCGTCTCTATAGCAACGGGTTCCTGCACCTTGGCAACGCGGTGTCGATAAACCTTGGCAACAATGCACTCCAGGACATCCGAGTGGGAGCTTTTCATGGATTGGCCAAACTGAGGCGCCTGTACCTTCACGAGAACAAGCTGGAGGTCTTCAGAAATGACACCTTCACTGGCCTCGAAGCCCTCGAAtacctgcag GCTGACTGCAATGTGATCAAAAGAATTGACAGCGGCGCTCTGAGGTTCCTCTACAAACTCCGGGTTCTCATTCTCAACGACAACCTCATCCCCGTCTTGCCTGCTCATCTCTTCAG ATCTGTGTCTCTGACTCATTTGGACCTGCGGGGGAACCGTCTGAAAAGCCTGGCATATGCTGGGACCCTAGAGTACGTCGGCCGCTCTCtaatggagctgcagctggaggaaaatCCCTGGAACTGTGGCTGCGAGGCGGTGCAATTACAGCAGTGGCTGGGTCAGATACCCTACACGGCCGTGGTTGGGGACGTTACCTGTGAGTATCCCTTCCACCTTCATGGGAAGGACCTGAGGGAGATCCCCCGTAAGGAGCTCTGTAATAACCTCCCAGAAAAAGAGCTGCAAACAGAGGGCGGTAGTCCGTCAGCAGGATCGCAGCCCCAACATGTACCCCAAAACTCTAAACCAAGAGTAAGGCCAACCAAACCTTCTTCCATGGTCCACGGCTCCCACCAAAACACTCACATCTCCTCCACATCCTCTTCTTCGACTGAGCGTAAAGACAGGGAGAGGCACCCGAGGCCCACGAAAAAGCCCCGGCCCTCCAGAATATCCCCTACGGCCCGCAGTTCCAATCAGAATCCCCCCGTGGCGGGCTACCAGACGCGCCCTCCTATCCCAATTATTTGTCCCATGGGCTGCACCTGCAACCTGCACATCACGGACCTCGGCCTGACCGTCAACTGCAAAGAGAGCGGCTTCGTCAACGTGTCCCAGCTCATGCCCCGGCCCCTCAACGGACGCAAGCTTTACCTCAGTGGAAACCTAATCCAGAGGATCTACCGCTCAGACTTTTGGAATTTCTCCAGCCTCGACTTGCTTCATCTGGGAAACAACCGCATTTCCTATCTCCAGGAGGGGGCCTTCTCCAGCCTGACAAGCCTGAGGAGCTTGTATCTAACTGGCAACAACCTGGAGAGGCTGAGCCCCCCAATGTTTCTGGGGCTGCAGAATCTGAG GTACCTGTATTTCGAGTACAATGAGATCCACGAGGTGGATCCTGGCACCTTCGACGCCATGCCGTCTCTCCAGCTGTTGTTCCTCAACGCCAACCTGCTGCGGAGCCTCCCCACGGGCGTGTTCTCCAGGGTCAACCTGGCCCGGCTCAATCTGAGGAACAAccacttcctgcagcttcccGTGGCGGGGGTGCTGGAACACCTCACGGGGCTGGTGCAG GTGGACCTGCGGCAGAACCTGTGGGAGTGTAACTGTGACGCGGCGCCGCTCAAGCGTTGGCTGGAGGGCCTCAGCGCCGTGGTGGTGATGGGAGAGGTGGTGTGCCATTCCCCGGAAAAGACCACAGGCACGGACCTCCGCGCCATCTCCATGGAGCTGCTGTGCCCTGAGCTGGAGCCCCAGGAGGAccggcagcaggagcagaaggccgCCACCTCCACCGCCACCGAGAGGGCCGTGTCGGCCGGCTACCCCGGCTCCGGGTTGGGGTCCGTGATCCCTCCGGGGAAGGAATCGATCCCCCTCTCGGTGCTGGTCCTCAGCCTGTTAGTGTTGTTTGTGTCGGCGTTCTTTGCCGCAGCGGCACTAATAGCTTACGccctgaggaggagggacaaGCTGCCGTTCCGCCGCCAGGGAGAGGTAGACTTGGCTGGCATCCAGATGGAGTGCGGGATCTTCACGGAGCAGacgcaccaccaccatcaccaccacggCCTCCCCGAGATGCCGTCTCTGCCGCCGCCGGAGCACAACCACGTGTACGACACCATAGTGCCCCAGGAGGCCGTGCCGAAAGGTCCCGCCCTCGCCGCCGTCCCGCACATGTGTAGCAACCCCATCTacaaggaggagcaggacgccGCGGTGacgcagcggcagcagcagccgacGGAGGCAGGACACGGTCCTGCcgcagagaaggagagggcgTGGACGCTGGACGTGTCCTCGTCCCCGATCAACACCATTACTGGAGCGATGGGACCCCTCGCCGGCCTCCAGGGGAACGGCATCCTCTGCCCGACGGTGATCGACAGCCAAGGGCCCACGCCCAAAGTCGAGCTGGTCGACTGCCTCTTCAGAATCCCCGCCCCCGAGTTTAGGGACCTGCCGGACAGGTACGCGCGGCCGCCTCCCTGCTATCCCCGCCCGCAGGACTCCAAACAGGAGGCCAGGTCAGATCAAACGCTGGTGGTCACCACGGTGAGCTCCGCAGcgggtggcggtggcggcggcggcggcggcggccagaGCGAGCAGGGAGCGGGGGAGCAGAGACTGAGGACCACGCCGGACTACATGGAGGTGCTGGATCGATCTTACCAGTTTTAA
- the nrd1a gene encoding nardilysin yields the protein MPQTNKSRNAAAGESPGAVQAGAPAEDANPVSRQGDLAVGDDNVGDREIIKSPSDPKQYRYIVLDNGLKALLISDYSGPAASEDEEEEEGEDEGEEEEEDEDEDDEETGDEMEEEVEEEDDDNEAKKKRGNAEKQSAAALCVGVGSFSDPDDLPGLAHFLEHMVFMGSEKYPSENGFDAFLKKHGGSDNASTDCERTVFQFDVQRKSFKEALDRWAQFFICPLMIRDAIDREVEAVDSEYQLAKPSDSHRKEMLFGSLAKPGHPMGKFCWGNAETLKQEPKKKKINVYKRLRAFWKKYYSAHYMTLAVQSKEKLDTLEEWVREIFSKVPNNDLPKPDFSGMLDPFDTPAFNKLYRVVPVRKVHALNITWALPPQEKHYRVKPLHYISWLIGHEGTGSILSVLRKKCWALALFGGNSETGFDQNTTYSIFSISITLTDEGFQSFYQVTHLVFQYLKLLQRLGPQQRIYDEIQKIEANEFHYQEQIDPIEFVEDICENMQLFPTADFLTGDQLLFEFNPEVISAALSLLTPEKANLMLLSPEHEGRCPLREKWFGTQYSVEEIQQDWMERWMGNLELNSELHLPAENRFIASDFTLTPSDCPDTEFPVQIAASDRGCLWYKKDNKFKIPKAYIRFHIISPVIQQSAKNVVLFDLLVNILGHNLAEPAYEAEVAQLEYKLVAGEHGLVIKVKGFNHKLHLLFHLIIDSLADFSATPDVFSMFAEQLKKTYFNILIKPEKLGKDVRLLILEHSRWSMVEKYQALTAGLTLEELLEFSGSFRAELLAEGLVQGNIGSSESKQFLQYVTDKLQFSRLPAEVPVMFRVVELPQKQHICKVKSLNKGDANSEVTVYYQSGPKALREHTLMELLVMHMEEPCFDFLRTKETLGYHVYPTCRNTSGVLGFSVTVETQATKFNTELVELKIEEFLTLFGEKLSSLTEEAFKHSGVTALVKLKECEDTHLGEEVDRNWAEVVTQQYVFDRLNREIEALKQMSRAELTTWFQEHRGERSRKLSVHVVGFGAEENDEDGGKKSEEDSSSTYGEVSKLTFLPPSPKMAAAVAIMDIPAFTEGLPLFPYHKILE from the exons ATGCCGCAGACCAACAAATCCAGGAATGCTGCGGCGGGCGAATCCCCAGGTGCTGTCCAAGCTGGAGCCCCGGCAGAAGATGCAAACCCGGTGAGCCGACAGGGAGACCTGGCTGTTGGAGACGACAACGTGGGAGACCGCGAAATAATTAAGTCCCCCAGTGATCCCAAGCAGTACAG GTACATCGTGCTGGACAATGGGCTGAAGGCTCTGCTCATCTCGGACTACAGCGGGCCGGCAGCAtctgaggacgaggaggaggaggagggagaggatgaaggtgaagaggaagaggaggatgaagatgaggatgatgaggagacTGGGGAtgaaatggaggaggaggtagaaGAAGAGGACGATGACAACGAGgcaaaaaagaagagaggaaatgctGAGAAACAG tctgcTGCAGCCCTGTGTGTTGGAGTGGGCAGCTTCAGTGATCCCGATGACCTCCCCGGCCTCGCTCATTTTCTGGAACACA TGGTGTTTATGGGCAGTGAAAAGTACCCCTCGGAAAACGGGTTTGATGCTTTCCTGAAGAAGCACGGCGGGAGTGACAACGCCTCGACCGACTGCGAGAGGACCGTCTTCCAGTTTGACGTCCAGAGAAAAAGCTTCAAAGAGGCTCTTGACAG GTGGGCTCAGTTCTTTATCTGCCCCCTGATGATCCGGGACGCCATCGATAGGGAGGTGGAGGCCGTAGACAGCG AGTACCAGCTGGCTAAGCCGTCGGACTCCCACAGGAAGGAGATGCTGTTTGGCAGTTTGGCCAAACCCGGACACCCAATGGGCAAGTTCTGCTGGG GAAACGCAGAAACTCTGAAGCAGGagccaaagaagaagaagatcaaTGTGTACAAGCGTCTGCGAGCCTTCTGGAAGAAATACTACTCTGCCCATTATATGACCCTGGCGGTGCAGTCCAAAG AGAAGCTGGACACTCTAGAGGAGTGGGTGAGAGAGATCTTCAGCAAGGTTCCTAACAA CGATCTACCCAAGCCAGACTTCTCCGGCATGCTGGATCCCTTTGACACGCCAGCCTTTAACAAGCTCTACAGAG TCGTGCCCGTTCGGAAGGTTCACGCCTTGAACATCACCTGGGCCCTCCCTCCCCAGGAGAAGCACTATAG AGTGAAGCCTCTCCACTACATCTCCTGGCTGATTGGCCATGAAGGCACAGGAAGCATCCTCTCCGTTCTGAGGAAGAA ATGCTGGGCGCTGGCTCTGTTCGGAGGAAACAGCGAGACCGGCTTCGACCAGAACACCACCTACTCCATCTTCTCCATTTCCATAACGCTGACTGATGAAGGGTTCCAGAGCTTCTACCAG GTGACCCACCTGGTGTTCCAGTACCTGAAGTTGCTGCAGAGGCTGGGGCCGCAGCAAAG AATCTACGATGAGATCCAGAAGATCGAGGCCAACGAGTTTCACTATCAAGAGCAA ATCGACCCCATCGAGTTCGTGGAGGACATATGTGAGAACATGCAGCTGTTCCCGACAGCCGACTTCCTGACAGGGGATCAGCTGCTGTTCGAGTTCAACCCTGAA gtgatCAGTGCAGCCTTGTCCCTGCTCACTCCAGAGAAAGCCAACCTGATGCTGTTGTCACCCGAACACGAGGGCCGCTGTCCCCTCAGGGAGAAGTGGTTTGGCACACAGTACAGCGTGGAGG AGATCCAGCAGGACTGGATGGAGCGCTGGATGGGGAACCTGGAGCTGAACAGTGAGCTGCACCTTCCTGCTGAGAACAGGTTCATCG CCTCTGATTTCACCCTGACGCCGTCGGACTGCCCAGACACGGAGTTTCCTGTCCAGATTGCCGCCAGCGACAGGGGCTGCCTGTGGTACAAGAAGGACAACAAATTCAAAATCCCCAAAG CTTACATCAGATTCCACATAATCTCTCCTGTAATCCAGCAGTCTGCCAAGAA CGTGGTCCTCTTTGACCTGCTGGTCAACATCCTGGGCCACAACCTGGCCGAGCCGGCGTACGAGGCCGAGGTGGCCCAGCTGGAGTACAAACTGGTGGCCGGCGAACACGGCCTGGTCATCAAGGTCAAGGGATTTAACCACAAGCTGCAC CTGCTCTTCCACCTGATCATCGACTCTCTGGCTGATTTCTCCGCCACCCCCGACGTCTTCAGCATGTTTGCAGAGCAGCTCAAGAAAACCTACTTCAACATCCTCATTAAACCAGAGAAACTCGGCAA GGACGTGCGTTTGCTGATCCTGGAGCACTCCCGCTGGTCCATGGTGGAGAAGTACCAGGCGCTGACGGCGGGGCtgaccctggaggagctgctggagttcaGTGGGAGCTTCAGGGCtgagctgctggctgagggGCTGGTTCAGGGCAACATCGGCAGCAGC GAGTCAAAACAGTTCCTGCAATATGTGACAGA TAAGCTGCAGTTCTCCAGGCTTCCAGCAGAGGTTCCGGTGATGTTCAGGGTGGTGGAGCTCCCTCAGAAGCAGCACATCTGCAAGGTCAAATCTCTCAACAAGGGCGACGCCAACTCTGAGGTCACGGTTTACTACCAG TCTGGGCCCAAAGCCTTGAGGGAGCACacgctgatggagctgctggtg ATGCACATGGAGGAGCCCTGCTTCGACTTCCTCCGAACCAAAGAAACTCTCGG CTATCACGTCTACCCCACCTGCAGGAACACGTCGGGAGTCCTGGGCTTCTCCGTCACCGTGGAAACTCAAGCCACCAAGTTCAA CACTGAGCTGGTGGAGCTCAAGATCGAAGAGTTCTTGACTTTATTTGGAGAAAAGCTGAGCTCACTGACGGAGGAGGCGTTTAAacactcaggt gTGACCGCTTTAGTGAAGCTGAAGGAGtgtgaggacacacacctgggggaggaggtggacaggAACTGGGCAGAGGTGGTCACGCAGCAGTATGTGTTCGACAGGCTCAACAGGGAG ATCGAGGCCCTGAAGCAGATGAGCCGGGCCGAGCTCACCACCTGGTTCCAAGAACATCGAGGGGAGAGGAGCCGCAAACTCAGCGTGCAC GTGGTGGGGTTTGGCGCCGAGGAGAACGACGAGGACGGCGGCAAGAAGTCGGAGGAGGATTCGAGCTCCACCTACGGCGAGGTGTCCAAGCTCACCTTCCTCCCACCGTCGCCCAAGATGGCGGCGGCCGTCGCCATCATGGACATCCCGGCTTTCACCGAAGGCCTGCCGCTATTCCCTTATCACAAGATACTGGAGTAa